The DNA region GATGCTGTCGAAGAGTTTTTTGCGGGAAGCGCCGCTGAAGTCGAAGCCGCCGGTTTTCGCGAGGTGTTCGAGGACGCGTTTGTTGATGGCGCGGCCGTCGATGCGTTTCACGAGGTCTTCGAAGTCGGCGTAGGGGCCGTTCTTATCGCGCTCTTCGATGATTTTTTGGGCGGCTTGTTCGCCGACGCCTTTGATACCAGCGAGGCCGAAGCGGATCTTGTCGCCGACGGGCGTGAAGTTTTCGCGGGATTCGTTCACGTCGGGGCCGAGGACGGTGAGACCCATGGCGGTGCACTCGGCGATGAAGTGGGCGACTTTTTCGGAGTTGCCGAGCTCGGCGGTGAGCACGGCGGCCATGAACTGGACCGGGTAGTTGGCTTTCAGGTACGCGGTCTGATAGGCGATGACGGCGTAGGCGGCGGAGTGGGATTTGTTGAAGCCGTACTGGGCGAACTTGTTGAGGAGATCGAAGATTTCGTTGGCCTGCTTTTCGGAGATTTTGTGGAGGCGGCCGGCGCCTTCGACGAACTTGATGCGCTCCTTGGCCATGCCTTCGACGTCTTTTTTGCCCATGGCGCGGCGGAGCATGTCGGCGCCGCCGAGGGTGTAGCCGCCGATGACGCGGGCGCACTCCATGACCTGCTCTTGGTAGACGATGATGCCGTAGGTTTCTTTAAGAACGGGTTCGAGGAGCTGATGCGGGTAGTGGATGGCGGCGGGATCTTTTTTGCCGCGGGCGTAGTCGGGGATGAACGCCATCGGGCCGGGGCGGTAGAGCGCGGAGATGGCGTTGATGTCGTCGATGTTGGAAATGCCGACGAGTTTGGACGCGTTCTGCATGCCGCCGGACTCGAGCTGGAAGACGCCGACGGTTTTGCCGACGTTGAGGAGTTCGTAGGTTTTGGGGTCGTCGAACGGTATGGTCTCGATGTCGAAGCCGGGCGTGGCGGTGCGGCGGACGTTGGCGATGGCGTCGTCGATGACGGTGAGCGTCTTGAGGCCGAGGAAGTCCATCTTCAGCAGGCCGAGTTTGCCGACGGCGTTCATGTCGTACTGAACGGTGACGTCTTCTTCCTGGAGCGTGAGCGGGACGAATTCGTCGAGCGGCTTGTCGGTGATGATGATGCCGGCGGCGTGTTTGCCGGTGTTGCGTACCATGCCTTCCAATACGAGGGCCTGGTTGACGATTTTCTTGGCCACAGGGTTGCGCTCTACCTCGGTGCGGAGCTCGGCGGACTTGGTGATGGAATCTTCGAGCGAGATGTTGAGCTCGTCGGGGATCATCTTCGCGAGGCGGTCGGCGTCGGCGTAGGGTAAATTATGAACGCGGGAGACGTCGCGGATGACCATCTTGGCGCCGAGCGTGCCGTACGTGATGATGTTGGCCACGCAGTCGCGGCCGTATTTGTCGCGCACGTAGTTGATGACCTCTTCGCGGCGGCGCATGCAGAAATCGATATCGAAGTCGGGCGGCGAAACGCGTTCGGGATTCAGGAAGCGCTCGAAAAGGAGGCCGAAGCGGATCGGGTCGACGTTGGTGATTTCGAGGAGGTACGCGACGAGACAACCGGCGCCGGAGCCGCGGCCGGGGCCGACGGGGATGTTGTGGACTTTGGCCCACGCGATGAAATCCCAGACGACGAGGAAGTAATCGATGAAGCCGGTGACGGTGATGATCGAGAGCTCGTAGGCGGTGCGGACGACGAGGAGCTGGTCGGGCGCGAGGTTGTTGTAGTCGGGCGGTTGCGGCTTCTGGCCGGGCGGGAGATCGGTGAGCTTGGCGAGGCGCGCGGCGACGGTTTCTTGTTGAGCGACGGCGGAGTAATCGACGGCGTAGCGTTTTTTGAGGCCGTCGATGCAGAGCTGTTTAAGGTACTCGGCCGGTGAGAATTTTTCTTTGATCTCAATCGGCAGCGGGTAACGCGGATAGCGCTCGGAGCCTTTGGGGAAGGGGATCGCGAGGTCGCACATTTCGGCGACGAGTTGGGTGTTCGTGATGGATTCGGGGACTTCGGCGAAGAGCTTCGCCATCTCGTCACGGGACTTCAGGTAGAACTGAGTCCCGGTGAATTTCATGCGGTTCTCTTCCTCGATCTTCGCGCCGGTCTGGATGCAGAGCATGGCGTCGTGCGGGCCGGCGTCTTCGGCGCGGACGTAGTGAACGTCGTTGGTCGCGATGACCTTGAGGTTGAATTCCTCGGCGAGCTTCAGGAGGCCGGGAATAATTTTGAGCTGCTCAGGGATGCCGTGGTCCTGGATTTCGACGAAGTAGTTTTCGCGGCCGAAGATCTCGACGAAGCGCGCGCAGGCTTTGCGGGCGTCCTCCTCGCGGTCGTGGAGGAGGTGTTGGGGAACGATGGCGGCGAGACAGCCGGTGAACCCGATGAGGCCGTTGGCGTATTTTGCGAGGGTTTCCCAGTCGGCGCGGGGCTTGTAATAGAAGCCTTTGAGGTGCGCGTCGGAGACGAGTTTGAGGAGGTTTTGGTAGCCGGTGAGGTTCTTGGCGAGGAGGCCGAGGTGGTAGTAGCTTTTGCCGTCTTCGGAGCGGCCGTTTTTCTCGAGGCGGGAGGATTCGGTGAGGTAGATTTCGCAGCCGATGAGGGGCTTTATGCTTTTGGCCTTGGCGGCGTTATAGAATTCGATGGCGCCGAAAAGATTGCCGTGATCGGTTAGGGCCATGGCCTTCATGCCGAGGCCGACGGCGCGGTCCATCAGGCGGTCGATGCGGCAGGCTCCGTCGAGCAGGCTGTAGTCGGTGTGGACGTGGAGATGGACGAAGTTCTGATCGGCGGACGACACGGTTTGGAGGCAATGAGCGTGTTTCGGACTCGCAAGCGTGGAAGCGGTTTGGCACGAGTTTTCCTCGTTCGAATCGAGCGGCGGCTGGTTTGAAAAAAGCCGTTGACGTGGCGGACGCCAGTTGCCGTAGTCATCGACTTTTTCCCGGTTCCAAACCTTTCCGTCCACATGTCCATCGAAATCAAAATCCGCAAAAACGAGCCCATCGACCGTGCGCTCCGTCGCATGAAGAAGAAGCTCGAGCGCGAGAACATCATCAAAGGTGTCCGTGCCAAGCGTTACTGCGAGAAGCCGTGCGAGAAGCGTCGTCGTAAGGAGAAGGTCATGGCCTTCACAGCGATGCTGCGCCGCCGCCACGCAAGCTAACCCGACACGCTAAACGCGTGCAGTCCTCACTTTCAACGACCGCCCTCCGACCTGTTTCGGGGCGCGGTCGTTTTTGTTTTTAAGATTTAGGCGGGTGGGCGGCAGCTTTTTTGCTCAGGCGCACGTACACTTCCACGACATGAAACCGATCCTCGCGCTCTCTACCAGTTGGTGCTCATCCCGTCACACGGACGGTTACGCGATGTTGCGCGAGGTGGCGGATCTGGGTTTTTCGCATGTGGAGCTGAGCCACGGCATCCGGATCACGCTGGTGCCGGGCATCCTGAAGGCGATGGACGAAGGGTTCATCAAGGTGAGCTCGACGCATAATTTTTGTCCGCTGCCGACGGGGATCGTGCAGGCGGCGCCGAATCTGTTCGAGCCGTCGAGTTCAGCGCCGCAAGAGCACGATCAGTGGCTGCGGCAGACGAAGCGGTCGCTGGACTTTGGGCAGCAAGTGAAGGCGCGCGTGCTGGTGCTGCATCTGGGCAGCGTGAAGTTTGGGTGGTTCAACCCGACGGGAAAACTGGATGCGTATTTCGGGAAGCACCCCGGCGTGAAACTGGCCGAGGACGAGCGGTATGTGGCGCTGCGGGATAAGGTGATGAAGAAGATGCAGGCGAAGAAGGCCGCTTACTGGAATCAGGTGAAGGCGAGTCTGGAGGAGATCCGGCCGTACGCGGCGGAGCGGGGGATCGCGCTGGGTTGTGAGAATAGAGAGGACGTGGCGGAGCTGCCGATCGATGGAGAATTTGAGGAGTTGTTGTCGGGCATGACGCAGCCGAATACGGCGGGTTACTGGCACGACACGGGGCACGCTCACATAAAGGAGCAACTGGCGTTGCTGAATCATCGTGAGCATTTGGAGAAGAATGCGGCGCGGCTGATCGGATTTCACCTGCACGACGTGAACGCGGCGGGAAAAGATCATCAGCCGGTAGGGGCGGGCGAGATCGACTTCGAGATGGTGAGCTCGTTTTGGAAAGCGCACCACTTGTTGACGTTGGAGTTTGGGCCGCGGATCTCGGTCGAGTCGGTGAAAGAATCGAAGCTGCGCATCGAGGCGCTGGTGGCGAAGCGGTTTCCTCAAGCGTAAGGGCGCGGCGGGTGATGCCGGGATTGCGCTGGGCGAGCGGGGGCGTCAACGTGGCGGCTTATGAAATTGAAGCTCCTGGGTTCGCTTTTCGTTTTGCTGGCTGTGGCCGTTTTCCAACTACAGGCGGCGGAGGAGGCGAAGGCGGCACCGGCTGAAGCGGCTCCCTCGGCGGTGAAGGCCGCGCTGATGGCGGTGATCGAGAAAGTGCAGGCGAAGGCGCAGGCGGGGCAGGTGACGGAGGCGGCGCTGGCGGATGAGTTGAAGGCGCTGGATGCGCTGCTCGCCGCGCACAAAACGGAGAAGACCGACGATGTCGCGCAGGTGCTCGTGATGAAAAGTGTGATCTATCTCGAGTTAATCGGAGACACGGACAAAGCGGCGGGTTTTTTCAAGCAGCTCAAGGCGGAGTTTCCTGAGTCGGCGCAGGCGAAGGACGTGGATGAAGTGCTCAAGATGATCGAGATCCAGCAAGCGGCGGCGCGCGCGCAGGAGGCATTGAAGGTGGGGGCGGTTTTCCCGGATTTCGCGGAGAAGGATCTGGCGGGCAATCCGCTGTCGGTCGGGAAGTTCAAAGGCAGCGTGGTGCTGGTGGACTTCTGGGCGACGTGGTGCGGGCCGTGCGTGGAGGACATGCCGCAAGTGATCGCGCTCTATGAAAAATACCATGCGCGAGGGCTGGAGATCATCGGGGTGAGCCTGGACAAGGATGAAGCGGCGCTGAAGGCGTTCATCGAAAAAAACAAGATGACGTGGCCGCAGTTTTTTGACGGCAAGTTTTGGGAGAACAAACTCGCGGGGCAGTATGGCGTGACGAGCATCCCGTTCACGGTGCTGATCAATGGGGACGGCAAGATCGTGGGAACGAACTTGCGCGGCGCGAAGCTGGATGCGGCGCTGGCGACGCTGTTGGGGCAGTAAGCGGCGGCGGGAGGGAAGGTGCCGGGGCGGATTTAGGAAAATGAAAATTGCCGGGGAGGGGTTGGAGCGGGATGGTGGCGGCATGTTTGAAGACGACGTACGTCCCGAGAAAAATGAGAAGCAAGCGCCTGCGGTGATCGACCGTTCGCAGTGGGCGAGGCCGTGGGCGCAGTTGAAGTTTGTCTCGTTCCAGCCGGCGATTTTCCCGCGCATGCTCGGCGAAGTTTCGCGCGATGCGAAGCCGGGCGACCTCGTTTCCGTGTATGACAAGTTTGGCGAGCGCGTGGGCATCGGGCTTTTCAATCCGCGCGCCAAGATGCCGCTGCGCGTGGTCACGCACACATCGCAGATCCTCGGTGAGGAGTATTTCGAGACGGCGATCCGCCGCGCGGTGGCCTTGCGCAAGGATTGGTTCAAACTGGATGAGACGACTGACGCCTATCGCGTGCTCAACTCAGACGGCGACGGTGTCAGCGGGCTGACGATCGACCGCTACGGCGACACGCTTTATTGCGATGTTTACTCGCTGGGGATTTTCCAGCGTCTGCCGAAGTGGCTTCCGCTGCTGCACGAATTGCTCGGCACGAAACACGTGCGCGTGCATGTCGATCATGACCTCGGGAGTCTCGAAGGCATCAAGCCGTCGCAGATGAAGGAGATCACGGCGTCGGCACCCGACAAGGTGAAGATCAAGGAAGGCGGCGTGAAGTACGAGGTGGACTTCGCCGAGGGTCACAAGACCGGGTTCTTCTGCGACCAGCGGGATAATCGCAAACGCTTCGGCACGCTCGTGAAGGGGATGCGCGTGCTCGATCTGTGCAGTTACACCGGCGGTTTCTCGATCAACGCCGCGCTCGGCGGGGCTGACGAAATCACCGCGGTCGATCTCGACGAGAAGGTGATCGCGCAGGGCCGTCGCAACGCGAACCTCAACCAGATTTCCCCGAACAAGCTGAAGTGGGTTCACACCGATGCGTTCGCTTACGCGCGGCAGATGCAGAAAAACGGGGAGCAGTTTGACGCTGTGTTGTGCGATCCGCCGAAGTTCGTGATGACGCGCGATCCGGCTTTCGCCGCCGAGGGCATGCGGAAGTACGCGGACCTGAACACGATTGCGGCGAGTCTTGTGAAGCCAGGCGGGTTGTTTGTCACAGCGTCGTGCTCCGGGCTCGTTTCGCTGGAAGATTTTGAGGGCTGTGTGATCAAGGGTGTGCACCGGCTGAATCGTCGCTTGCAGATATTCGACCGCACGGGGCCGGGCGTGGATCATCCGGTGTATTCGAATTGTTTGGAGAGCCGGTACCTAAAGTTGCTGTGGGCGCGGGTGCTGTGAGCTGGTTGGAAAGTTGAGAGATAAGAGGGACGGGATCTTTCAGTCGGCGGGTAATACGGACAATCCGACGGGGAAGCCGCGCTTTGTTAATCAAATCCTGGGGAAGCAGGAGCGCGTTCTCTATTGGGAGGACACTCTGGCGAACATCGCGGAGGAGCGGCAGAAGATCTTCGAACAAAACGTGGCAAACCCACTGGCGGGCGATGAGGGCTATGCCCCTTATCATTGGGAGAGAATGTGTGATTTGACGTTCTACGCAGGGCCACTGCGCGGGACCGATTCGGGCGACGAGTCGTGCGTGATGCGCTACTATTTCGCCACGGCGTACGCGGTGAAGGGGAAGAAGGACGCGTACTACGTGATGCGGCCGGGCGTGAAGATGCCGGAGTGCATCCTGTGCACGAGCCCCAAGGGGACGGGCGGGAACGCGGCATCGCACCCGCCGCAGCCGCGTTTCGGTGACGCCGCGGGCGGACGCGGGAATTGTTTCAGCCAGATCTGTCCGAACGACGCCATTCCACCGAGGAGCATTGGGATCAAAAAATGAAGACGCATCGCAGACCTATTATTGTTTCAGGAGTTTTGATCGCGGCGCTCGTGCTGGCGGCGGGAGGCTGCTCGAAGAAATCGATGCCTGAGAAGAGGCCGGAAGCGCCGAAGCCTGAGACGAAGCAGGAGGCTCCGGTAGCGGTTGCGCCGACGGTGAAAGTCCAGGCACCGGCGGCGTCGAAGTCGAAAGCGCAGGTTGCGAAATCTAAAGTCGCGCCGGAGCCTGAGCCGCCGCCGGAGCCGGTGCCGGAGGTGATGTTTTCGTTGCGCGGGCTGGACGCCGGGCGGCTCGTGAATGACCGGCCGCTGTTTGTCAGCGTGCGCGTGGAGTCGTCAGTGGACAAAGAGGCGGCGCTGACGCTTTCGCCGGCGAGTGGGCGGTGGAGCGCTGGCTTGAGCGTGGAGTTTTCCGCCGGAGGCGGTGATGGCGCCGCTCGCGGAGTCCAAGCCAGGGGTGAGTGTGAAGTAGGCGGGGAAGCATGAATGCGTTTATGAAGCGCGGGAAGGTGGGGAAGGTTTAGTGCGAAAGAATCCCTAGGGGCGGTTGATTGACAGGGGTTCTTGGGGTAAAAGACTGGTCGTCATGGAGCCAGTGTCGCCAAGCCAAACGTCGGCCGCGGCCCGGAGTGCAGTCGAGGGCAAGGCTGAGGGGGAGTTGACCCGGCTTTTGTATCGTTCGGCTGGATTCGGGTTGTTTTCCAATTTCGCGCTTTCGCTGATTCTGGCCGGAGGGGTGTGGAGTTATTTCCCGAAGACGCAGACGGTGATGTGGCTGGGGGCGATCATCGTGTTGTCGCTGGCGCGCTGGCAGTTGAACCGGGTGTTCGCGCGGAGGCGGCGGGAGGATGCGGAGCTGCCCGGGTGGCGGACGGCGTTTACGGTGGGCGTGCTGCTGGCGGGTCTGGTGTGGGGAGTGGGGGCGTGGATGTTTCTCGATAGTGAGGCGTATCTGCCGCGCATCCTGGTGATGTTTATCGTGGCGGGGATGAATGCGGGGGCGGCGCGGTCGCTGGCGCCGGTGGCGGCGTGTTATCTGACGTATGTGGTGGCGACGCTGGCGCCGGTGACTGTGCGGTTCATGCTGTCGGCCTCGCCGGGAGAAGGCTGGGTGCTGGCGCTGTGTACGGTGACGTACATGCTGTTTTTATTGAATACGACGCGGCTGCACCACGGGGATCTGCGGCAGTTTTACCGGGTGATTTTTGAGAATGAGGAACTGGTGGCGGGGCTGAATCAGGAGAAGCTCAAGGCGGAGGCGGCGAACCAGGCGAAGAGCGAGTTTCTGGCGACGATGAGTCATGAGATCCGCACGCCGATGAACGGGGTGATCGGTATGTTGCAGCTGCTGGAGGATTCGCACCTGACGAAGGATCAGCGCGTGCAGACGGATGTGGCGCTGACCTCGGCGAATGCGTTGCTGCGGTTGCTCAACGACATCCTGGATCTGTCGAAGATCGAGAGCGGGAAGCTGGAGTTTGAGCACATCGCGTTTTCGCCGGGGGTGGTGATGGAGGAGGTGTCGGCGTTGATGGCGGCGAGGGCGGATGAGAAGGGGCTGGGGTATCGCACGCAGATCGATGCGCAGCTGCCGGCGGCGGTGCTGGGCGATCCGGCGCGGTTGAAGCAGGTGCTCGCGAATCTGATCGGGAATGCGATCAAGTTTACCGACAGCGGATCGGTGGAGATGGTGGTGCGGCCGGTGGCGACGCGCGGGGAAGTGGCGGTGCTGCATTTCAGCGTGCGCGACACGGGGATCGGCATCAGCGAGGAAGTGCAGAAGACGTTATTCGAGAAGTTCAGGCAGGGGGATGGATCGACGACGCGACGGTTTGGCGGGACGGGGCTGGGGCTGTCGATTTCGCAGCAGCTGGTGAGTCGGATGGGCGGGGAGATCCGGGTACGGAGCAAGACGGGGGAGGGATCTGAGTTTTATTTCGAGCTGCCGATGGAGCGGGCACCGCAGCCGGTGGCCCCGGCTGCGACGATGGACACGCCTTCGTTGTTTTTAAGCGGACGGGTGCTGGTGGTCGAAGACGAGCCGGTGAATCAGCGGGTGATCACGGTGATGCTGCAGCGG from Nibricoccus aquaticus includes:
- a CDS encoding class I SAM-dependent rRNA methyltransferase, producing MKIAGEGLERDGGGMFEDDVRPEKNEKQAPAVIDRSQWARPWAQLKFVSFQPAIFPRMLGEVSRDAKPGDLVSVYDKFGERVGIGLFNPRAKMPLRVVTHTSQILGEEYFETAIRRAVALRKDWFKLDETTDAYRVLNSDGDGVSGLTIDRYGDTLYCDVYSLGIFQRLPKWLPLLHELLGTKHVRVHVDHDLGSLEGIKPSQMKEITASAPDKVKIKEGGVKYEVDFAEGHKTGFFCDQRDNRKRFGTLVKGMRVLDLCSYTGGFSINAALGGADEITAVDLDEKVIAQGRRNANLNQISPNKLKWVHTDAFAYARQMQKNGEQFDAVLCDPPKFVMTRDPAFAAEGMRKYADLNTIAASLVKPGGLFVTASCSGLVSLEDFEGCVIKGVHRLNRRLQIFDRTGPGVDHPVYSNCLESRYLKLLWARVL
- the rpsU gene encoding 30S ribosomal protein S21 codes for the protein MSIEIKIRKNEPIDRALRRMKKKLERENIIKGVRAKRYCEKPCEKRRRKEKVMAFTAMLRRRHAS
- a CDS encoding sugar phosphate isomerase/epimerase family protein, with the protein product MKPILALSTSWCSSRHTDGYAMLREVADLGFSHVELSHGIRITLVPGILKAMDEGFIKVSSTHNFCPLPTGIVQAAPNLFEPSSSAPQEHDQWLRQTKRSLDFGQQVKARVLVLHLGSVKFGWFNPTGKLDAYFGKHPGVKLAEDERYVALRDKVMKKMQAKKAAYWNQVKASLEEIRPYAAERGIALGCENREDVAELPIDGEFEELLSGMTQPNTAGYWHDTGHAHIKEQLALLNHREHLEKNAARLIGFHLHDVNAAGKDHQPVGAGEIDFEMVSSFWKAHHLLTLEFGPRISVESVKESKLRIEALVAKRFPQA
- a CDS encoding ATP-binding protein — protein: MFSNFALSLILAGGVWSYFPKTQTVMWLGAIIVLSLARWQLNRVFARRRREDAELPGWRTAFTVGVLLAGLVWGVGAWMFLDSEAYLPRILVMFIVAGMNAGAARSLAPVAACYLTYVVATLAPVTVRFMLSASPGEGWVLALCTVTYMLFLLNTTRLHHGDLRQFYRVIFENEELVAGLNQEKLKAEAANQAKSEFLATMSHEIRTPMNGVIGMLQLLEDSHLTKDQRVQTDVALTSANALLRLLNDILDLSKIESGKLEFEHIAFSPGVVMEEVSALMAARADEKGLGYRTQIDAQLPAAVLGDPARLKQVLANLIGNAIKFTDSGSVEMVVRPVATRGEVAVLHFSVRDTGIGISEEVQKTLFEKFRQGDGSTTRRFGGTGLGLSISQQLVSRMGGEIRVRSKTGEGSEFYFELPMERAPQPVAPAATMDTPSLFLSGRVLVVEDEPVNQRVITVMLQRLGLEVMLVDNGLDAVERALAGGWSLVLMDVRLPGIDGQEATRRIRERLRGASLPIVALTANAMPTDREACLIAGMDDFLTKPVQREQLVSCLRRWLRPVAVKA
- the dnaE gene encoding DNA polymerase III subunit alpha, which translates into the protein MSSADQNFVHLHVHTDYSLLDGACRIDRLMDRAVGLGMKAMALTDHGNLFGAIEFYNAAKAKSIKPLIGCEIYLTESSRLEKNGRSEDGKSYYHLGLLAKNLTGYQNLLKLVSDAHLKGFYYKPRADWETLAKYANGLIGFTGCLAAIVPQHLLHDREEDARKACARFVEIFGRENYFVEIQDHGIPEQLKIIPGLLKLAEEFNLKVIATNDVHYVRAEDAGPHDAMLCIQTGAKIEEENRMKFTGTQFYLKSRDEMAKLFAEVPESITNTQLVAEMCDLAIPFPKGSERYPRYPLPIEIKEKFSPAEYLKQLCIDGLKKRYAVDYSAVAQQETVAARLAKLTDLPPGQKPQPPDYNNLAPDQLLVVRTAYELSIITVTGFIDYFLVVWDFIAWAKVHNIPVGPGRGSGAGCLVAYLLEITNVDPIRFGLLFERFLNPERVSPPDFDIDFCMRRREEVINYVRDKYGRDCVANIITYGTLGAKMVIRDVSRVHNLPYADADRLAKMIPDELNISLEDSITKSAELRTEVERNPVAKKIVNQALVLEGMVRNTGKHAAGIIITDKPLDEFVPLTLQEEDVTVQYDMNAVGKLGLLKMDFLGLKTLTVIDDAIANVRRTATPGFDIETIPFDDPKTYELLNVGKTVGVFQLESGGMQNASKLVGISNIDDINAISALYRPGPMAFIPDYARGKKDPAAIHYPHQLLEPVLKETYGIIVYQEQVMECARVIGGYTLGGADMLRRAMGKKDVEGMAKERIKFVEGAGRLHKISEKQANEIFDLLNKFAQYGFNKSHSAAYAVIAYQTAYLKANYPVQFMAAVLTAELGNSEKVAHFIAECTAMGLTVLGPDVNESRENFTPVGDKIRFGLAGIKGVGEQAAQKIIEERDKNGPYADFEDLVKRIDGRAINKRVLEHLAKTGGFDFSGASRKKLFDSIDSALAGAASQARDRAAGQFNMLDMLAEPAPVRKTASKKTVHEETADDFTASERLQFEKELLGFYVSGHPMNAYSGLTEAIDTFHVSELLNQDDRTEFRLCGISGSIAKRLSKKDNRPWASFTLATKTASVALNMFADAFANYGQLLAENALIQVRGNIIVGQDGARINVKECSLLDYAVINDINRVTWLVHPEHKELPGFLQLLRETLNKQVGSTKVSIAFVFENRVALNSDASNALGWKLNPARFQELRAHPAVAGVEIETKRLELKQEKRWGSKRS
- a CDS encoding TlpA family protein disulfide reductase, which gives rise to MKLKLLGSLFVLLAVAVFQLQAAEEAKAAPAEAAPSAVKAALMAVIEKVQAKAQAGQVTEAALADELKALDALLAAHKTEKTDDVAQVLVMKSVIYLELIGDTDKAAGFFKQLKAEFPESAQAKDVDEVLKMIEIQQAAARAQEALKVGAVFPDFAEKDLAGNPLSVGKFKGSVVLVDFWATWCGPCVEDMPQVIALYEKYHARGLEIIGVSLDKDEAALKAFIEKNKMTWPQFFDGKFWENKLAGQYGVTSIPFTVLINGDGKIVGTNLRGAKLDAALATLLGQ